One window of Pelobates fuscus isolate aPelFus1 chromosome 9, aPelFus1.pri, whole genome shotgun sequence genomic DNA carries:
- the FRMD7 gene encoding FERM domain-containing protein 7, translated as MLHLKVQFLDDSQKTFVVDQKALGKELFNMSCSHLNLTEKEYFGLEFRNHLGFQMWLGLLKPISKQVKNPKETVFKFMVKFFLVDPGLLQGELTRYLFALQIKKDLASGRLTCNDNSAALMASYILQSELGDYDDDIARNHLEQTQYLPNQEYLDNKILKYYQRHLGKSPAESDMQLLDIARKLDMYGIRPHPANDGEDMQINLAVAHMGVLVLRGNTKINTFNWANIRKLSFKRKHFLIKLHPHIDTLCKDTLEFTMDSRDACKAFWKTCVEYHAFFRLSEEPKCRPRPFLCSKGSNFRYSGRTQKQLFDSWSKGKAKNQPFERKFFQANLHDRQCRSSPDLLTEVAKQPNDLRLVYTSRPCSRSVNSVGWDPFLYKNMRSSDVEVRFSADLDRPRPRVDSAPLQQSKSSASFPGCSYSDMIHEAPRKQSERRVRSYYDESSHWPGNPMVTSKDNINEATCSRKTYTDLAPDPFSLKLNRASTSLYCNTDEASELPLQASAIAEEILRLTNHPTSFGGKSAHQSPQTTKTKEYHQPVYPRTNCRNNVNMDPNRDFHITYMEYGDETYPKRSLSHSDMKSAWFPYGSEFKPLGPCPILSRTSSVSKTPSAQQHLSLPPPPPPPPPQPISISKNTPRATERYVYSGTESSDSESEIINPYYYALFGKSIRHPMARARLSSGSLQLDDEEDTPLNVCGWETRKSKMTDKWVHT; from the exons ATCCAAAGGAGACTGTTTTCAAGTTCATGGTGAAATTCTTCCTGGTAGATCCGGGTCTTCTGCAGGGAGAACTGACAAG GTATCTCTTTGCACTCCAGATAAAAAAGGACTTGGCCTCTGGGAGATTAACGTGTAATGACAATAGTGCTGCTTTAATGGCGTCTTATATTCTCCAGT cagAACTGGGGGATTACGACGATGATATAGCCAGAAATCATCTGGAACAGACCCAGTATTTACCAAATCAAGAGTATCTAGACAATAAAATCCTGAAATATTACCAGCGCCATTT AGGGAAGTCTCCAGCTGAATCAGACATGCAGTTACTGGACATAGCAAGGAAGCTGGATATGTATGGAATCCGTCCTCACCCGGCCAACGATGGAGAGGATATGCAGATCAACCTTGCTGTGGCACATATGGGTGTCCTGGTCTTGCGG ggTAATACTAAGATTAACACCTTCAACTGGGCTAATATTAGGAAGTTGAGTTTCAAAAGGAAACATTTTCTTATTAAACTTCACCCACACATTGAT ACTTTGTGCAAGGATACACTGGAGTTTACCATGGATAGTCGAGATGCATGTAAAGCTTTCTGGAAGACTTGTGTGGAATACCATGCTTTCTTTCGTCTATCTGAGGAGCCCAAGTGTAGGCCAAGGCCTTTCCTATGCAGCAAAGGCTCCAACTTCAGATACAG tGGAAGAACCCAAAAACAACTGTTTGATTCATGGAGCAAAGGGAAGGCAAAGAATCAACCCTTTGAGCG AAAATTCTTTCAAGCCAATCTTCATGATAGGCAATGTAGAtcttctcctgatcttctaactGAAGTGGCAAAACAG CCCAATGATTTAAGGCTGGTGTATACCAGTAGACCATGCTCTAGAAGTGTGAACAGCGTGGGTTGGgacccatttctgtacaaaaaTATGAGGAGTTCAGACGTAGAAGTTCGGTTTTCAGCAGATCTAGATCGGCCTAGACCCCGTGTGGACTCAGCTCCTCTGCAACAATCTAAGAGCAGTGCTTCCTTTCCTGGTTGCAGCTATAGTGATATGATACATGAAGCACCACGGAAACAATCTGAGAGGAGAGTAAGATCTTATTATGATGAAAGCAGCCACTGGCCAGGAAACCCCATGGTTACATCTAAAGATAACATAAATGAAGCCACTTGTTCCCGTAAGACATATACAGACCTTGCTCCTGACCCTTTCTCTTTGAAGTTGAACAGAGCTTCAACAAGTTTATACTGTAATACTGATGAGGCATCTGAGCTTCCATTGCAAGCATCAGCTATAGCTGAGGAAATTTTAAGACTTACTAATCACCCTACCTCGTTTGGTGGAAAATCAGCTCACCAAAGTCCCCAAACTACAAAAACAAAGGAATATCATCAACCAGTATATCCCAGAACGAACTGCAGAAATAATGTCAACATGGATCCAAATAGAGACTTTCACATTACTTACATGGAGTATGGTGATGAAACTTATCCTAAGAGGTCGTTGAGTCATTCGGACATGAAATCTGCATGGTTTCCTTATGGTTCCGAATTTAAGCCTTTAGGGCCTTGTCCAATATTAAGTAGAACATCCAGTGTTTCAAAAACCCCTTCTGCTCAACAACACCTTTCATTACCACCGCCTCCACCTCCACCACCGCCTCAACCTATTTCAATATCAAAAAATACACCAAGAGCCACAGAGAGATATGTTTACAGTGGGACTGAATCAAGTGACTCTGAAAGTGAAATTATAAATCCATATTATTATGCTTTATTTGGGAAAAGTATAAGGCATCCAATGGCAAGAGCTCGGCTATCTTCAGGAAGCCTCCAGCTAGATGATGAAGAAGATACTCCATTAAATGTTTGTGGTTGGGAAACGAGGAAATCAAAGATGACGGATAAATGGGTTCACACCTAG